The genome window TATATCGAGGTCAGCGATGCTCAGTTGGGCTTTAGGGCAGGAGTATCAACTGAGAGTGCCATTTTTTGCCTAAAACACGCTGTCAAGTATTACACCGCGAGGAGGACGCCGGTATACGCGTGCTTCCTTGACTTGTCGAGGGCTTTTGACCTGGTTGCCTACGATATCCTGTGGAACAAGTTAAGGGGCTCGGGTGTGCCGGATCAGTACACCGCCCTCTTCAAATACTGGTATGCTCACCAGACAAAAGTGAGATGGGTCGGTACACTGTCGGATGAGTATATAATGAACTGTGGCTTGAGGCAGGGGGGGTTGAGCTCCCCATTACTGTTCAACCTTTATGTAAATCAGCTTATCGAGGAACTGAGCAGCACTCATGTCGGCTGCCACATAGACGGAGTGTGTGTCAACAACATAAGCTACGCGGACGACATGGTTCTGCTCAGTCCCTCGATAAGCGGACTTAGAGAACTCCTGTCGATTTGTGAGAGATACGCGGAGGCGCACGGCCTGAAGTATAACTCAAATAAGAGTGAAATACTCATATTCAAGGCACCGAAACAACAGCCCAGGCGTGTGCCTCCAGTCCTTCTTAATGGGGTGGCTCTTAAAGTCGTCGATAACTTTAAGTATCTCGGTCACATTGTAACCAGTGACTTACGAGATGACAGCGACATAGAGAGCGCAGAGCGTTGGCGGTGAGGAGTAACATGCTCGCGCGCAGGTTTGCTCGCTCCACTGCAGACGTCAAAATAACTCTATTTAAGGCGTTCTGTCAGTCTTTTTATACGAGCGGCCTGTGGGTGTCATACACGAGTCGAGCCTACAACGTTCTGCGCGTGGAGTATAACAACGCCTTTAGGATGCTGTTGCGATTGCAGTGGCGCTGTAGCGCATCAGGGATGTTTGCGGAGGCCCGTACTGATGGCTTTCACGCTATCATGCGCAAAAAAGCCGTCTCCCTGCTGCAACGTGTTCGCAACCCTCGGAACAGCATCCTAAAAATGATTGCAAGTAAACCAGATTgccattacattacattatttgaaacgtattaacgaacaagaaattaaaaactcttttttatattaaataactggtaacacctatttctatgaccgtattggatccaatctctcagcaaatgtcaaaaatctatgatcaaggaagaaatgaatcatatgtctatattacattatccaatatcattgactcaatgatctcggatccaatatatatgataatctaatatccctcTTACATACTATTTCACATtgatgcttacacggccagtctgagatcagctgagtcccagagacaagagttgaaaaaaatatgagtcaatatttctttacaaaatatagttatagtctgtcaagaaagtgaagaaattaaaaagtggcaaggcaagggatgacactacgatgtacAACTGTAGTCCTGTCTATAGTGTCatgtcgttaaaactaaggtcgaatttcgaccatagtTTTAATAAATCGTCACATATACTTACAATATATGtacatataaatccagccttggCTGACATAACTGCAGTTTCAATCATCAAGTAATGCAGACTGAATTGAATGAAGCACGAAGCTTAATTTAGTACTGACTAGAGCAGCTATTCTCATTCTGCGGCCCTGAGGCGTGTTTGTGGCCCATATacaaaaaaggttgagtaccactagGGTAGAGAATAATATGACTAAGATTGcttattaactataataaataatatacagtttaataaaaataatatattttacgcatATTGATAACAAGAGggaagtattttataataaaatgaaaaatatatttttcctttTCACATTACAAATACAGTATTATATTGtaagttatatatattattatgaattatgatatataTAGTTCTACAGTTTAAATATGATTGTGCTAAGGTACTTGCAGGTGCTCATTAGATTTGTCCGCTGCCTGGATTCCGTTGTGTAAGTATTCCATGTCTGCCCGAGTCTTGATAGCGCATTGAGATTTGTTTCTTAATTCAAATACCTGGGTTATCGCGTCGCGAAAGCATAGGAAGTTGTAATCTATCACACCTgtaatataaaaacttttatgtaggtacagtcattttgggtaactttgaattgcggtttaacttaaatgaattattaaaaacatattaaatcaGTTGGTTTTTATTGCATTTCTTTTAGGTCTATCGCTATGGTGATTTACAATGGGCTATCatagttttatttaaagttatatTACATTTGCGGAAAACTATTtatagcctagtaaatgaatgcccaaaatgggggtctgcttggaaaagtcgaaagcagaaattttaactttggtactttgtttagagtagttaggagataaacatactaaaagtcctgacccctccgaggtgagctcgAGGGAgtatagggtctcgtttttaccctttgggtacgaaaccgtaaaaaacacactcggccaattttagaacctcatagcgaggcaatgattggatatagatacaaagtgtaaaggacaaagttgtagagaatttaattagcttttattatgtagtacaagagaatttcgtacAAAGCACCGTTTAtaatgagtaagcaaaaaaccaaaaaacgggaccttctttgcccccaTCGAGCTCACCTCgggtcaggactttttgtatgtttttctcctaactagtctaaacaaggtaccaaagtcaaaatttctgctttcgacttttcaaagcagaatcattcgtttactaggctttTAAGAAAGATATAtctaaagataaaattatttatcttaacttagaaatgtttatatatttaatacctttaagcaTAAGCATATTTTACAATCTTGcgccaaaaataataatttaagtatgtgcaaacaattatatataaattttacAATACCTTGTTTTTGGAAATTTTCTTCTCGGAGGATGCATACAAGAGCCAAAAACTTGTTAACTTCTCTCAAATATAGTACAGTGCCATTGTTTAGTTTGATCAAACTTGAGCTCTGACTGTTAAAAGTATTGATATCAGTTTCGTCCACCATCCTAAAAACATTGTCATTCTTTCATAATCAAGTTTGTAACAAAATAGGACTTAACATATTTctattttagtatgtttatcttatGCGTAAGTTACAAAGTTTCCTCAAAATCAGCTCCTTCGTTATTTAGTGCAAgccactttttttttgtaatgaaataagggggcaaacgagcaaacgggtcaccttccgtcgcccatggacactcgcagcatcagaagagctgcaggtgcgttgctggccttttaagagggaatagggtaataggggagggtagggatgggatgggaagggaataggttaggggattgggcctccggtaaactcactcactcggcgaaacacagcgctagcgctgtttcacgccggttttctgtgagaacgtggtatttctccggtcgagccggcccattcgtgccgaagcatggctcccccacgtaaAAACACTTCTACACATATTCACAATTATAGGACAtataaggcgcagcgcagacgacagactatccgtgatgcactttttagtccgtggaaatagaagaTTGCATAgatatgcaattatatgcagtaacgcacacgacgcgcaccgcagacgtgtgcgttatTGAATATAATTGCTGGGCCTAACTGGTGAAAAATAGTGTGCCAATATTATATAGGATGTGTTCCTATACTATACCAGTATACTGGCTAATCACTAATCAGCATGCCCTGCCTATTATTACTGAGCCAGTAAAGGAACTCCAGACAAACTTACCCATATATACCGGAAATATCAATAACCACATCTATCATATCACAGCATAGCTCGTAACTTTGCATATCAACCGGAGAACTGTCTGTTGCTATGTAAATTTTCGACACCACATCAAAGAGGAAAGCCTTCTCAATTCCAGAGttcttaaaagaaaaaaatatacatccTTTTTAgtgatacattaatattaaCTGGCATGGAATGCTTCCATTtcgatattttgttttgtttaaggAGTTGCACAAGTTAATGTGTCATTTAAATTAACAGCGTGCTTTAGATGGCTACCATAGAAAGATGAtaagtgaccattttagccctgctgatGGCATGGAATGGataaaacatagaaaaaacTTACAGATATCAATATGTTAAGCAAATTTTCCAACGTGGGCAGCTGTGGTATAAGTTTTTGCACTACTTTGCTGAAGGCTTCGAATATTGAGTGGTCATAGATAGATGTGAGATGGAAAGATACATGCACATGGTCCAGGCTGTTGTCTGCTAGGTCCTCTCGCGCTCGATGATGTATGTCTCTTTGTGATTCCATTTTGTAATCATCATTCAAACCATCAACCTACAAAGATACCAAAGGCTTTAAAAATTAACAACTTCATTGCATTGCTTCTAGAAAAAACTATCGAATAATTCCAGGagtatgtacaatgtacatccaTACCAAAATGTATAATCCAAAACAGTTTAGCAGTGCAAgtaggtgacagacagacatgggcgtaccgagatACGGGGGGGCAGGGGGCGCAGCTGTCCGTCCCCTAATAAAGCGATCGGTcgctaatgctcacgagtttcatacctaaacatGGAGCAAAGAGAGTTGCGGGGTGAAAGGGGACTCATTCAATCCCAGTTCCCTcgcacatattttgtttttaatttttacctcacCTTTTGTGAGAATCGAAGTTAAGGATTTTCTTAATCTGCCACACTCCCCGCCCCACAAAGACCTATGCCATatatagaatcctggctacgcccaaGCAGGCAGAtagatacacattttcatatttacaatataagtatGGGTTTTGTTACCTTATGAATGAAAACTTCAAACTTAATGTTGCTGTTTACTCTATATGCCTTTGTGACAGTTAGCAACAGTTTCTCCAATGCTTCTTGGTAATCATCctgaaaaatgtatttaaaacagCTAGCTAAACAGCTTCTTTTAAAGCtataggctggttttatcgctaagcgtttcgcagcgccgttggagcgcgcgcgtttgAAActgttaggctggttttatagttaagcgtttcggcagcgccgttggagcgccgcgcgttcgaagatgtatgggggtagtagttgcgtttctaagtcgcgcgcttgagcagcgcctttcgtccatacgtttgttacagctttgaacgcgcgcgctccaacggcgctgcgaaacgcataactataaaaccagcccaAATGTTTGGACGAACGGCGCCGCTCAAGCGCATgactttaaaacgctactacaacccccatacatcttcgaacgcgcggcgctccaacggcgctgccgaaacacttaacgataaaaccagcctaagcgtttcggcagcgccgttggagcgccgcgcgttcgaagattcATGGCGGTAGTAGTTCCAAAGTCGCATgtttgagcagcgccgttcgtctgttacagcttcgaacactcgcgctccaacggcgctgccgaaatgcttagcgataaaaccagccATAGAAGTCATTATTTAATGGAAAttgaatttatatatttataccaagtctaataatatgtttatgatgaagaaaataaatacaacagAATTATAGCATCTTACTTTTTGgcagttacttaaaataataatacctgAGCATCAATAACAAAAACCAGAGCACCACAGCCACCAAAGACTGACTCTGAATCAAATGCTGGGTCAAAGAAATCTATTTGTCCAGGAAAGTCCCATATTTGAAATTGTACAAAACTACTGTTGTTTATATCATCTTTGACTATTTTGTTTGTAGATTCCAGGAACAACGTCTCGTTTGGGGACATTTTATGAAAAACAACTTTTTGAATTGATGATTTTCCAGATCTGAAAATAACAGTTTTCACAAATACATTTTAAGAATCTTCGGCAATGTGGCTAAAACAGAACGAATGTGATCGTATTCAGTTAGAATGACCTATGTGTTagaaatattaataagttacgCCTTACCTTCTTAATCCCATTAAAAGAATTCGAGGTTTTGGGTCCTCTTGTAGAGAACTAGTATCGTTGTCCCCATTCTGTTCAAATGGTCCATAACTAAAAACCTTGGGGAAAGACCCCACATATTCATCTTGATAACTCTACGAACAAAGTAAAACATTCAGTGAAATTAATGGTAAACAGTTTTAACAAAATTAGAGTAATATTTTGCTTACcatatttgtgaaaaattctTGATTTTTAGACAGTTATACAGTGCTTAAAATTTACTTCATAGctgctatttttaaattactttcgatcgtttgtaataatatgttatttcgaTGAGAACAAgtaaaattgataataaaaatttacgACTGATCACTATTCAgtattcactttttttttttttttttttctattttggcaacttgacacaaaggatgcgtattgtgccacagacagggtaaaaaggtaaggaacggcggaaggaataaaaggaaacggaatttggaagaaagttaattaaaacagtgaggtaaataattaaattctacaataaactaaatgacatataacttattctaaatattaatattatttaatgttaagtaattagatatacaattatatacatatttatcattGGAAGCAAGTAGTATATTTACAGAAGTAGGAAATGGAATAGGGATTAAAGATAGTTTATTATACAGTTGGGAATGATCATGGAGGGAACACGATAGGATAATGTGGTTTAAGTCACCTACTTCTCCACAGTCACATAAATCATCATCTTTAACGCCAATTCTCCTAAGATGCGTTGGGATGCACATATGACCCAGTCTCATCCGAATAATtgatgttgttatatttttagagaGGAATATTTTAGAAAACCAGGGCTTAGTAGGGATCTCTGGTTGAATTTTACGATACTGTATAGCTTTTGTTTGGCTACTCAAGGCCCACAACTTATTCCAAGATTTCAATAGGGAACTCCGTGCCAGAGCAGCCAAATCATgcgcataattattaaaagggaACAAATCACCACTGAAAACAGCCTCTTTTGCCAATTTGTCGGCAATTTCATTGCCAACAATTCCGCAATGGCTCGGTATCCatataaatgttattgaaaAGCCTTGAAGTTTACATTGATATAGAAGGTTTCTAATTTGGACAATAATTGGATAacaattttttgatttaaaaggaaatttaatcAGGGATTGAAGAGAGCTTAAAGAATCTGTAAATATTAGTGTCTCTTTAAGCCTGCCAAGTAAAATATACTCAACAGCCTTAAAAAGGCCGTAACACTCTCCTGTAAAAACAGATGTTTCAGGCGGAAACTTTActttttgtacaatattatattgtaaatggtaGACACCAACTCCAACACAACTATCTGTAGTATCCTTAGATGCATCTGTATACATGTGGTGGTAACCCTGCCAATTGTTTTTCGTgatgtacttaaatatattgttagcaAAAAATGTATCTGTTTTTTTAATGCCAATGTCAAGTCTAATATCTGGCACAAGCGTTAGAGCTTCATATACTGAATCAAATAATGGAAAAGTTTGAGAACGAAAAGTGGGGGCGCCAATTACTAAGAATTTACGATAACTAGTAAGAAGTAAGGGATGAGATTTATGATgccagtatttattattactatgacaCAGTTGAAATAAAGTTCTAAGTTTTGGAATTAAGggatgatttttaaattgataacaacgaacaaaatatttatccgCCAGATATTGTCGACGGAGTTGAAGAGGAGGTTCGCAACATTCCAACTGAAGTGCGTTTATTGGAGATGATTTCATAGCTCCGCAGATTATACGCAAGGCTTTCGCTTGTATTTTGTCCATTTTTTGTAAACCAGTTACGCTACACGGCTCCAAAAGAAAAGTGCCATAATCTAGGACACTCCTAATTattgcattataaattaatttcatagtaAATGGATGTGATCCCCACCAGACACCAGATAAACACCTTAACATATTTAGAAGCCGCTCACATTTGGAACAGATGTAATCGATGTGTGCGTTGCCATTTAATCTTCCATCTAAATATAGCCCTAAAAATTTGACTTTGTCTTTAACGGGAATTGGCACTCcatcataaataatagtaataggagGAGGCATACGCATACGGGTAAATAAGACGACGGAACTTTTATTGATGGACAAGTCTAAGCCATGCTTGTCCATCCAAGATTTTAACTGTTTCAAAGCGCTAATAAGATCTCTACATGCAATATTTATCGAACTATTGATTACATAAATAGCCTTGTCATCTGCATATTGAAGTAATTTTATGATACTTAAATCTAGACAATTTTCTAAGTCGGATGTGTATATATCGTAAAGTAGTGGACTTAAGACTGACCCCTGAGGAATGCCTTTTCGAACAGTTCTAGTTTCCAaagagttatttaaaattattattctttctattaaaatattaataatgaaatttactaaaattaaagGCAAACCAAATTGAATTAGCTTTTCCTTTaggatacttataataatattatcataagcAGAATTTATATCCAAAAAAGATGCAACAACAGATTTATTTTCTGTGAATGCTGTGCGTATATCTGTGGTTAATATGGCAATATTATCTATGGTACCTCTACCTTTGCGGAATCCAAACTGTGTATTCGAAAGGAGGTTATGTTTTTCTACAAACCATTCTAGTCTGTTTTTCGCTAAATGTTCCgcaatctttaataaaacagagGATAGAACAATGGGGCGATATGATGTAGCCAAAGATGGGGGTTTGTTGGGTTTTGGTACTggaataactttttgttttctCCATGAAGTGGGTAAATTACCagttattaaaatttggtttattaATTTAAGGTAGTATAGTAAAATTTCCTCATCAGCATGTTGAAAGAAAGAATATGGAATGCCATCTAATCCGGGAGAAGAATCTTTTAAGTTTTGTACTACCCCTTTTAACTCTTCTATTGTAAAAAGCGAATTTAGGTcttcaaaatttacattttgtaaaggAGGAGGAGGTTCAATAGAAATAGTGGGAGGAGCTAAATTATCTAGAAACTCAGAAGCTAAAGAGTCAGATATAGGATGAGATGGGGTAGTGAATGCGGATCTATACCGTCTTATGTTTTTCCATACTATAGTAGGATGAATACCTGGATTTAATGATAAGCAAAAATTTCTCCAACTAAGTaacttctttttcctga of Aricia agestis chromosome 9, ilAriAges1.1, whole genome shotgun sequence contains these proteins:
- the LOC121730585 gene encoding ras-related GTP-binding protein C; the protein is MSYQDEYVGSFPKVFSYGPFEQNGDNDTSSLQEDPKPRILLMGLRRSGKSSIQKVVFHKMSPNETLFLESTNKIVKDDINNSSFVQFQIWDFPGQIDFFDPAFDSESVFGGCGALVFVIDAQDDYQEALEKLLLTVTKAYRVNSNIKFEVFIHKVDGLNDDYKMESQRDIHHRAREDLADNSLDHVHVSFHLTSIYDHSIFEAFSKVVQKLIPQLPTLENLLNILISNSGIEKAFLFDVVSKIYIATDSSPVDMQSYELCCDMIDVVIDISGIYGMVDETDINTFNSQSSSLIKLNNGTVLYLREVNKFLALVCILREENFQKQGVIDYNFLCFRDAITQVFELRNKSQCAIKTRADMEYLHNGIQAADKSNEHLQVP